The following are encoded in a window of Sutcliffiella horikoshii genomic DNA:
- a CDS encoding pseudouridine synthase, whose product MERLQKVIAHAGIASRRKAEELIKEGKVRVNDKVVKELGVKVNPNDKIEVEGIPVEREKPVYFLLYKPRGVISSVSDDKGRKVATDFFPYIEERIYPVGRLDYDTSGLLLMTNDGEFANVLMHPASEVEKVYVAKLKGIPSREAIKSLERGIKLEDGKTAPARIKLLSMERTKNTSIFEISIYEGRNRQVRRMFEAIGHPVMKLKRERYGFLNLHGLSAGEARELTPHEVKQLRVMATKPKK is encoded by the coding sequence ATGGAACGGTTACAAAAGGTAATTGCACACGCAGGGATTGCGTCAAGAAGAAAAGCAGAAGAATTGATAAAAGAAGGTAAAGTAAGAGTTAATGATAAAGTAGTGAAAGAATTAGGGGTAAAAGTTAACCCAAATGATAAAATTGAGGTAGAGGGAATTCCTGTTGAACGGGAGAAACCAGTCTACTTCTTACTATACAAACCAAGAGGCGTTATCTCTAGTGTAAGTGACGACAAAGGCAGAAAAGTAGCGACAGATTTCTTTCCATACATTGAGGAGCGGATTTATCCTGTTGGCAGATTAGACTATGATACTTCTGGTTTATTATTGATGACCAATGACGGTGAGTTCGCAAATGTGCTTATGCACCCCGCATCAGAAGTGGAAAAGGTCTATGTTGCAAAACTTAAAGGCATTCCTTCAAGAGAAGCGATTAAAAGCTTGGAAAGAGGAATAAAGCTTGAAGACGGTAAAACCGCACCTGCTCGCATTAAGCTACTTTCTATGGAGAGAACGAAGAACACCTCTATCTTTGAAATTAGCATTTATGAAGGTCGTAACAGACAGGTTCGCCGTATGTTTGAAGCAATCGGCCATCCTGTCATGAAATTAAAAAGGGAACGTTATGGTTTCCTGAACTTGCATGGACTGTCTGCAGGGGAAGCAAGAGAGTTGACTCCCCATGAAGTGAAACAGCTTCGTGTGATGGCAACAAAACCGAAGAAATAA
- a CDS encoding spore maturation protein: protein MQLISLISLWMIPLIIGFILLYATFKKVPTYETFVEGGKEGIKIAISIIPFLVGMLVAISIFRASGALDFLVEFVRPAMQAIGVPAEIVPLSIIRPISGTAALGMTTDMIATYGPDSFMGRLASVLQGSTDTTLYVITVYFGAVGIKKMGDALKVGLLADVVGIVVSILVVTIFFAM from the coding sequence ATGCAACTCATTTCACTCATATCATTATGGATGATACCTCTCATTATTGGGTTCATTCTCTTATACGCAACGTTTAAGAAAGTGCCCACTTACGAGACGTTTGTAGAAGGCGGAAAAGAAGGCATAAAGATAGCGATATCTATCATTCCTTTTTTGGTAGGAATGTTGGTTGCCATCTCAATCTTCAGGGCTTCAGGCGCCTTAGACTTTCTCGTAGAGTTTGTCAGACCTGCTATGCAGGCAATAGGTGTTCCCGCCGAAATTGTCCCCCTATCCATTATCAGGCCCATCTCAGGCACGGCAGCACTTGGAATGACGACAGATATGATAGCTACTTATGGTCCGGATTCCTTTATGGGCAGGCTGGCTTCAGTACTCCAAGGAAGTACAGATACCACTCTGTATGTCATTACGGTTTATTTTGGGGCCGTAGGTATCAAGAAAATGGGAGATGCTTTAAAAGTAGGATTGTTGGCGGATGTAGTCGGAATAGTTGTATCTATTCTGGTAGTTACAATATTTTTTGCAATGTAA
- a CDS encoding nucleoside recognition domain-containing protein: MVNIIWVAMTIIGILFAMINGTMDKVNEAIFTGAKEAVTICIGFISILVFWLGLMRIAQEAGLLEKLASLFKPVVRRVFPEVPPDHPAMGYMLSNMIANMFGLGNAATPMGIKAMEQLRELNGGKIEASRSMITFLAINTSSLTLIPTTVIAIRMNYGSASPTEIVGPTLVATLCSTIAAITIDRLFYYRRMAKRR, encoded by the coding sequence ATGGTAAACATTATCTGGGTGGCCATGACAATTATCGGAATCTTGTTCGCGATGATTAATGGAACGATGGATAAAGTGAACGAGGCGATATTTACTGGTGCAAAGGAAGCGGTAACGATTTGCATCGGTTTTATCAGTATACTAGTGTTCTGGCTTGGATTAATGCGAATTGCACAGGAAGCGGGACTTCTTGAAAAGTTAGCTTCTCTCTTTAAACCCGTGGTACGCAGGGTTTTTCCAGAAGTTCCTCCAGATCACCCTGCAATGGGTTATATGCTATCTAATATGATTGCAAACATGTTTGGCCTGGGTAATGCTGCGACTCCCATGGGAATTAAAGCAATGGAACAACTGAGGGAATTGAACGGAGGAAAAATAGAAGCAAGCCGCTCCATGATTACATTTCTCGCAATCAATACATCAAGCCTTACCCTGATTCCAACAACTGTCATTGCGATCAGGATGAATTATGGATCTGCTTCCCCGACAGAAATAGTAGGTCCCACCCTTGTTGCCACCCTTTGCTCCACCATCGCTGCCATTACAATAGACCGTTTATTCTATTACCGGCGTATGGCAAAAAGGAGGTAG
- a CDS encoding D-alanyl-D-alanine carboxypeptidase family protein, whose translation MSLKRKMFSIALVSLLIFSICIPQNVHAEQVGVSARNAVLIEQESGRIIYEKDAHDKQRIASITKVMTAILAIESGKLDEIVKVSDKAVRAEGSSLYLKPGEKIKLEHLVYGLMLRSGNDSAVAIAEHVGGSLEGFVFMMNEKAAELGMTNTEFANPHGLDDHENHYSSAYDMALLTRYAMENDKFKEVAGTKVYRAPAAPGESWDRSWTNKHRLVTGMYQYATGGKTGYTKRAKRTLITTASKEGLDVIAVTLNGPDDWKDHIYMFNRAFVDYKLYEIAEKGEIDNVKDDFYKGKVSLSRDIKFPMTKKERENVRIKVTLETPKKDWKDEGNVPEVVGEYTLIVHDEAVVETPIYFERKQEKEGGFWSIFKDIFFIMAGKITW comes from the coding sequence ATGTCTCTCAAAAGAAAAATGTTCAGCATTGCGCTAGTTTCGCTGCTGATTTTCTCCATATGCATTCCGCAAAATGTACATGCAGAACAAGTAGGGGTCAGTGCTAGAAATGCGGTTTTAATTGAACAAGAAAGTGGCAGGATCATTTACGAAAAGGATGCACATGACAAACAGAGGATTGCCAGTATCACAAAGGTGATGACTGCTATCTTGGCAATTGAATCTGGAAAACTGGATGAGATTGTGAAAGTAAGTGACAAGGCGGTACGTGCAGAAGGCTCATCCCTTTACCTGAAACCAGGGGAAAAAATAAAACTCGAACATCTAGTGTATGGATTGATGCTTCGCTCCGGAAATGATTCTGCGGTTGCGATAGCCGAACATGTTGGCGGAAGTTTGGAAGGCTTTGTCTTCATGATGAATGAAAAGGCGGCAGAACTTGGGATGACCAACACAGAGTTCGCCAATCCACACGGCTTAGATGACCATGAGAACCACTACTCTTCTGCATACGACATGGCGCTATTGACTAGGTATGCCATGGAAAATGATAAATTCAAAGAGGTAGCAGGCACAAAGGTCTACAGAGCACCCGCTGCCCCTGGTGAATCATGGGACAGAAGTTGGACCAATAAACACCGCTTGGTAACAGGTATGTACCAATACGCAACAGGGGGGAAAACAGGTTATACAAAGCGGGCAAAGCGAACCCTTATCACCACTGCATCTAAAGAAGGTTTAGATGTAATAGCCGTGACATTAAATGGTCCGGATGATTGGAAAGATCATATCTATATGTTCAATCGGGCATTTGTCGACTACAAATTATATGAAATAGCCGAAAAAGGAGAAATAGACAATGTGAAAGACGACTTTTATAAAGGAAAAGTCTCACTCTCTCGTGATATTAAATTTCCAATGACGAAAAAGGAAAGAGAAAATGTACGAATTAAAGTGACACTGGAAACGCCGAAAAAGGATTGGAAAGACGAAGGTAATGTACCGGAAGTGGTGGGGGAATATACCTTAATTGTCCACGATGAGGCTGTAGTGGAAACGCCGATCTATTTTGAGCGGAAACAGGAGAAGGAAGGCGGTTTCTGGAGTATCTTTAAGGATATCTTTTTCATCATGGCAGGAAAGATTACATGGTAA
- a CDS encoding superoxide dismutase — protein sequence MIKQNQLVFKQFLSDVEDWCLEILTSNQGSKEDSRSSWLSEIRGILKRVQHAQEQQYIYESDILDIKRCVEKTAEGMRNVSGSRVNNGRVPIGQHTLPPLPYPYNALEPYISREIMELHHQKHHKSYVDGLNKAEMKMLEARETGDFDLIKHWEREAAFHGSGHYLHTMFWDNMSPNGGGHPSGRLMQQIVQDFGSYEKFKKHFSEAADKVEGVGWALLVWSPRAHRLEILQTEKQQLFTQWDTIPLLGLDVWEHAYYLQYKNNRKDYIDKWWNLVNWKDVEKRYQEASRLKWKPY from the coding sequence ATGATCAAACAAAATCAGCTTGTTTTTAAGCAGTTTTTAAGCGATGTGGAAGACTGGTGTTTAGAAATATTGACGTCCAACCAAGGTAGCAAAGAAGATTCTCGCAGCAGTTGGTTATCCGAAATAAGAGGGATTCTAAAAAGGGTTCAACATGCACAAGAACAACAGTATATTTACGAGTCTGACATATTAGATATTAAAAGGTGTGTGGAAAAGACCGCAGAAGGGATGCGTAATGTATCAGGTAGCCGAGTGAATAATGGAAGGGTGCCGATAGGTCAGCATACCCTTCCACCATTGCCATATCCATATAACGCCCTTGAACCATACATTTCAAGGGAGATAATGGAGTTGCACCACCAAAAGCATCATAAAAGCTATGTGGACGGTTTAAATAAAGCGGAAATGAAGATGTTAGAGGCGCGTGAAACAGGTGACTTTGATCTAATCAAGCATTGGGAACGTGAAGCGGCGTTTCATGGCTCGGGTCATTATTTGCATACGATGTTTTGGGATAATATGTCCCCTAATGGTGGAGGACATCCAAGCGGAAGGCTAATGCAGCAGATAGTTCAGGACTTTGGTAGTTATGAGAAATTTAAAAAACATTTTTCAGAAGCTGCGGACAAAGTGGAAGGTGTTGGTTGGGCTTTGCTTGTTTGGTCACCGCGTGCACACCGATTGGAAATTTTGCAAACAGAGAAGCAGCAGCTGTTTACTCAATGGGATACGATTCCCTTACTTGGTTTAGATGTTTGGGAGCATGCTTATTATCTTCAATATAAAAATAACCGCAAAGATTATATTGATAAGTGGTGGAATCTTGTTAATTGGAAAGACGTTGAAAAGCGCTACCAAGAAGCGTCAAGATTGAAGTGGAAACCATACTGA
- a CDS encoding YpuI family protein, giving the protein MANTIVKSQTEQVESFLGNTVHQLNSFLNEATLSTLMEESSTKQEYVELLLLNTRRLAVFCDEGLNACQVILKSEPFRKSAAEKVLYNIYHQCIEEFFAPRNDAWYEDSRSAYTGKNSIQFHEAPPESLKLVIRGLEGDFQAVREELEYYETDYRTKMLQSN; this is encoded by the coding sequence ATGGCAAATACAATTGTAAAATCACAAACAGAACAGGTTGAGAGCTTTTTAGGAAATACAGTACATCAATTGAATTCATTCTTGAATGAAGCTACACTTTCCACGTTAATGGAAGAGTCCTCTACGAAACAGGAGTATGTAGAACTTCTTTTATTGAATACTCGTCGACTTGCTGTATTCTGTGACGAAGGGTTGAATGCTTGTCAAGTTATCCTGAAAAGTGAACCGTTTAGAAAGTCAGCTGCTGAAAAAGTTTTATATAACATTTACCATCAATGTATCGAAGAGTTCTTTGCTCCAAGAAACGATGCTTGGTATGAGGACAGCCGTTCTGCTTATACCGGAAAAAATTCCATTCAGTTCCATGAGGCACCTCCAGAATCATTAAAGTTGGTGATTCGAGGCTTGGAGGGCGATTTTCAAGCAGTCCGTGAAGAGTTAGAGTATTATGAAACCGACTACCGGACAAAAATGTTGCAAAGCAATTGA
- the scpB gene encoding SMC-Scp complex subunit ScpB → MAIINWKAIVESLLFAAGDEGLTLKELTNVLEVEEHVAMDILDELKKGYQKKERGITLIELAGTYQLTTKKEHSVYLKKLVESPSSQTLSQAALETLAIVAYKQPITRTEVESIRGVKSERPLQTLAAKALVKEVGRAEGTGRAILYGTTKEFLDYFGLKDIKELPPLSVNMEETDEEADLFFEKFQETFES, encoded by the coding sequence GTGGCTATTATTAATTGGAAAGCGATTGTAGAAAGCCTCCTTTTTGCAGCAGGAGACGAAGGCCTCACACTTAAGGAACTTACAAATGTTCTAGAAGTTGAGGAACATGTCGCAATGGATATTTTAGATGAGTTGAAAAAAGGTTATCAAAAGAAAGAGAGGGGAATCACCCTCATAGAACTTGCAGGAACGTATCAATTGACTACTAAAAAAGAGCATTCTGTTTATCTGAAAAAGCTGGTAGAATCGCCTTCTTCCCAAACACTTTCACAAGCAGCACTCGAAACATTAGCGATAGTTGCATATAAGCAGCCGATTACGCGGACGGAAGTAGAGAGTATTCGTGGTGTGAAAAGTGAAAGGCCGCTACAAACATTGGCAGCAAAGGCCTTAGTGAAAGAAGTCGGCAGGGCGGAAGGAACAGGAAGGGCCATTCTTTATGGAACGACCAAGGAATTCCTTGATTATTTCGGGCTGAAAGATATAAAAGAACTGCCGCCGCTATCTGTAAATATGGAAGAAACGGATGAAGAAGCCGATCTGTTCTTTGAAAAGTTTCAAGAAACATTTGAATCTTAA
- a CDS encoding segregation/condensation protein A, with the protein MIVQEYNVKVEAFEGPLDLLLHLINRLEIDIYDIPVAQITEQYLLYIHTMKELQLDVASEYLVMAATLIEIKSKMLLPKNDEEILDEEDEFTEFEEDPREELMNRLIEYRKYKEAADDLKEMEEERSHLFTKPPSDLSGLMKEVKPEEVKLDVSLYDMLGALQKLMRRKKIQKPMQTRITRQEIPIEKRMEELIQDLRQFKGRKHFYELFPESSKEYIVVTFLAILELLKKNSILLEQDNNFSDIYVSYKEGENEESGYY; encoded by the coding sequence ATGATTGTGCAGGAATACAATGTGAAAGTAGAGGCCTTTGAAGGCCCTTTGGATTTATTATTACATTTAATTAACAGGTTGGAAATTGATATATATGATATACCCGTTGCTCAAATTACCGAGCAATACTTATTATACATACATACGATGAAAGAACTTCAGTTAGATGTTGCAAGTGAGTATCTTGTCATGGCGGCGACCCTTATTGAAATTAAAAGCAAAATGTTGCTTCCGAAGAATGATGAGGAAATCTTAGACGAGGAAGATGAATTTACCGAATTTGAAGAGGATCCTCGAGAAGAATTAATGAATCGTCTAATTGAGTATAGAAAATATAAAGAGGCGGCGGATGATTTAAAAGAAATGGAAGAAGAACGAAGCCATCTCTTCACGAAGCCACCAAGTGATTTGAGTGGGCTCATGAAGGAAGTAAAGCCAGAAGAAGTCAAACTCGATGTTTCCTTATATGATATGCTCGGTGCATTGCAGAAACTAATGCGTAGGAAAAAAATACAGAAACCGATGCAAACGAGGATTACACGCCAGGAGATTCCGATAGAGAAGAGAATGGAAGAACTGATCCAGGATTTGCGTCAATTCAAGGGACGCAAGCATTTTTATGAGCTATTCCCAGAATCAAGCAAAGAGTATATTGTGGTGACATTTTTGGCAATACTTGAGCTTTTGAAAAAGAACAGTATTCTTTTGGAACAGGATAACAATTTCTCGGATATATATGTGTCTTATAAGGAAGGAGAAAACGAAGAAAGTGGCTATTATTAA
- a CDS encoding DUF309 domain-containing protein, whose product MYPKAYLDYLYHFHCDRDYFECHEVLEEYWKEKDAGEREIHWVGLIQIAVGLYHHRRGNLRGALRMLRNACRIIGKESAAINALGLDSGRLVKILEERIDCVTNQEPYASMNLPIADPELQLSCDAMAQSASKVWGASSDLLDGSLVNRHTLRDRSDVIEERQRQLELRRKG is encoded by the coding sequence TTGTATCCAAAAGCTTACCTTGATTATTTATATCATTTTCATTGTGATAGAGATTATTTTGAATGCCATGAAGTACTTGAAGAATATTGGAAAGAAAAAGATGCGGGTGAGCGCGAAATTCATTGGGTCGGCCTCATCCAAATAGCAGTTGGCCTTTACCATCATCGCAGGGGGAATTTAAGGGGAGCATTGCGGATGCTTCGAAATGCCTGTCGGATTATCGGCAAGGAGTCGGCAGCGATTAATGCGTTGGGGCTTGATAGTGGGCGGTTGGTTAAAATTCTAGAAGAGCGGATAGATTGTGTGACCAATCAAGAACCCTATGCGAGCATGAATTTACCGATAGCAGACCCTGAGCTGCAGCTTTCTTGTGATGCTATGGCTCAGAGCGCGAGTAAAGTATGGGGAGCATCCAGTGATTTGCTTGATGGTTCATTGGTGAATAGGCATACTTTGCGCGACCGATCTGATGTAATTGAGGAACGACAGAGACAGCTGGAATTGCGGAGGAAGGGATAG
- a CDS encoding GNAT family N-acetyltransferase has product MLIRYKKSFEKIAMGLMSFMPTEKELKKLQQSMRDYEEKENWQLFLWKEDDIIGLIGIELEEESFTIQHISVIPSHRGQGFGKRMVVALTQTYPNKAVKTTQYTTAFIEKCDLNENECSE; this is encoded by the coding sequence ATGTTAATTCGTTATAAGAAGAGCTTTGAGAAAATTGCTATGGGTCTTATGTCCTTTATGCCAACTGAAAAAGAGCTGAAGAAATTACAGCAATCGATGAGAGACTACGAAGAGAAAGAAAACTGGCAGCTTTTCCTTTGGAAGGAAGACGATATTATCGGATTGATTGGTATCGAGTTGGAAGAGGAAAGCTTCACCATTCAACATATCAGTGTCATCCCTTCCCACCGTGGGCAAGGATTTGGTAAAAGAATGGTTGTAGCGCTCACGCAAACTTATCCAAACAAAGCAGTCAAAACAACCCAATATACTACTGCATTTATTGAAAAATGTGATTTAAATGAAAATGAATGCAGTGAATAA
- the ribH gene encoding 6,7-dimethyl-8-ribityllumazine synthase yields MAKVFEGNLVGTGLKVGIVVGRFNEFITSKLLGGAQDALKRHGVEEEQVDVAWVPGAFEIPLVAKRMADSGKYDAVITLGTVIRGSTPHFDYVCNEAAKGVSQASMQSGIPVIFGVLTTETIEQAIERAGTKAGNKGWEAAAAAIEMANLLREF; encoded by the coding sequence ATGGCGAAAGTATTTGAAGGTAATTTAGTTGGAACAGGACTTAAAGTAGGAATCGTAGTAGGCAGATTCAATGAATTCATCACAAGCAAGCTTCTAGGCGGAGCACAAGACGCACTTAAAAGACACGGGGTAGAAGAAGAACAAGTGGACGTAGCATGGGTACCTGGTGCATTCGAAATCCCATTGGTTGCAAAAAGAATGGCCGACTCTGGTAAGTACGATGCAGTAATTACCCTTGGGACAGTTATTCGCGGATCTACACCTCACTTTGACTATGTATGTAACGAAGCGGCAAAAGGAGTATCTCAAGCTTCCATGCAATCGGGTATTCCGGTAATCTTTGGTGTACTTACAACCGAAACCATTGAACAGGCTATCGAAAGAGCAGGAACAAAAGCTGGTAACAAAGGCTGGGAAGCTGCTGCGGCTGCCATTGAGATGGCCAATTTATTACGCGAATTTTAA
- a CDS encoding bifunctional 3,4-dihydroxy-2-butanone-4-phosphate synthase/GTP cyclohydrolase II, which produces MSELFNSIEEALKDLQQGKVIIVCDDEDRENEGDFVALAEKATPAVVNFMATHGRGLICVPVQEELAEKLDLVPMVNHNTDSHGTAFTVSIDHKSTTTGISAFERSTTILELLSPASKAGDFKRPGHIFPLVAKKGGVLRRAGHTEAAVDLALMSGSYPAGVICEIMNEDGSMARVPELRKIADKFDLKMITIKDMIQYRNRKDKLVQREVEIKLPTEFGDFRAVGYSNVVDGKEHIALVKGDIDPESPTLVRVHSECLTGDVFGSNRCDCGPQLHAALAQIEKEGNGVLLYMRQEGRGIGLLNKMRAYKLQEEGYDTVEANEKLGFGADLRDYGIGAQILRDLGVSKMKLLTNNPRKIAGLKGYELEVVDRVPLQMPTKEANESYLKTKHSKLGHMLHF; this is translated from the coding sequence ATGAGTGAATTATTTAATTCGATAGAAGAAGCATTGAAAGATTTACAGCAAGGGAAAGTTATCATTGTTTGTGATGATGAGGACAGAGAGAACGAGGGAGATTTCGTTGCTTTAGCTGAAAAGGCGACACCTGCTGTAGTGAATTTTATGGCAACGCACGGTCGTGGACTGATTTGTGTTCCTGTTCAAGAAGAATTGGCTGAGAAGTTGGACCTTGTTCCAATGGTGAATCACAATACGGATTCCCATGGTACGGCCTTTACTGTCAGTATTGATCACAAGTCCACTACAACCGGCATTTCTGCATTTGAACGTTCCACTACCATACTGGAACTCTTGTCACCTGCATCTAAAGCAGGAGACTTTAAACGTCCAGGGCATATTTTCCCGCTTGTTGCAAAAAAGGGCGGGGTGTTAAGAAGAGCAGGTCATACAGAGGCAGCAGTAGACTTGGCGTTAATGAGCGGCTCCTATCCGGCAGGTGTTATCTGTGAAATTATGAACGAAGATGGATCCATGGCACGTGTACCCGAACTAAGAAAAATTGCCGACAAATTTGATTTAAAAATGATTACCATTAAAGATATGATTCAGTACCGTAACCGTAAAGACAAGTTGGTTCAACGGGAAGTGGAAATTAAACTTCCAACTGAATTCGGTGATTTCCGTGCTGTAGGCTACTCAAACGTTGTGGATGGAAAAGAACATATTGCATTGGTAAAAGGAGATATTGATCCTGAATCTCCAACACTTGTCCGCGTTCACTCTGAATGTTTGACAGGGGATGTGTTTGGTTCCAATCGATGTGATTGCGGCCCGCAACTTCATGCGGCACTTGCACAAATTGAGAAGGAAGGCAATGGCGTGCTTCTTTATATGAGACAAGAAGGAAGAGGCATTGGCTTGTTAAATAAGATGCGTGCTTATAAGTTGCAAGAAGAAGGGTACGACACCGTCGAAGCTAACGAGAAGCTCGGCTTTGGAGCGGACCTGCGGGATTACGGTATTGGAGCGCAAATTTTACGAGACCTTGGAGTATCTAAAATGAAACTTCTAACTAACAATCCTCGAAAGATTGCAGGATTGAAGGGCTACGAGTTAGAGGTAGTAGACCGCGTACCACTCCAGATGCCAACCAAAGAAGCAAATGAAAGTTACTTAAAAACCAAACATTCAAAATTAGGGCATATGTTACATTTTTAA
- the ribE gene encoding riboflavin synthase, whose product MFTGIIEEIGTIKQVIRGDQAIILEIEAEKVLEDVKLGDSIAVNGVCLTVTTFTSKRFTVDVMPETIRATSLKTLNAGSKVNLERAMIANGRFGGHFVSGHVDGIGTIQDKKRMGNAVYYTITVEDTISRYFMLKGSVTVDGTSLTIFGVTDNSFTISLIPHTLNETILGGKGKGDLVNIEVDMLAKYMEHLLKQKNRTPSSKSSMSALFLEEHGFK is encoded by the coding sequence TTGTTTACAGGAATCATTGAAGAGATAGGAACGATTAAACAAGTCATTCGAGGCGATCAAGCAATTATCCTAGAAATCGAAGCTGAGAAAGTTTTAGAGGATGTAAAACTGGGAGACAGTATAGCAGTCAATGGTGTCTGCCTTACTGTTACAACGTTTACTTCAAAACGATTTACAGTAGATGTTATGCCTGAAACGATACGTGCAACCTCGCTTAAGACATTAAATGCTGGCTCTAAGGTGAACCTAGAAAGAGCAATGATTGCAAATGGAAGATTTGGTGGGCATTTTGTCAGTGGGCATGTGGACGGAATAGGGACCATTCAAGATAAAAAAAGAATGGGCAACGCGGTCTACTATACCATCACTGTAGAGGATACTATTTCACGATATTTCATGCTTAAAGGTTCCGTAACGGTTGATGGTACAAGCCTGACCATTTTCGGAGTAACAGATAACAGCTTTACTATTTCCCTCATTCCCCACACTTTAAATGAAACAATCCTTGGTGGAAAAGGGAAAGGTGATCTTGTCAATATTGAGGTGGACATGTTGGCAAAATATATGGAACATCTTTTAAAGCAGAAGAATAGAACTCCTTCAAGTAAATCTAGTATGTCTGCATTATTTTTAGAAGAGCATGGATTTAAATAA
- the ribD gene encoding bifunctional diaminohydroxyphosphoribosylaminopyrimidine deaminase/5-amino-6-(5-phosphoribosylamino)uracil reductase RibD, protein MEDQYYMKFAIDLAKRATGQTSPNPVVGSVVVKNGEIVGFGAHLRAGEAHAEVNAIQMAGVDKANGSTVYVTLEPCSHFGKTPPCSDLLIQSQVSRVVIASTDPNPLVAGKGIEKLRKAGIEVDLGVCEEEALALNQVFFHHIKTGKPFVTLKTAASLDGKTATHTNESRWITGPDARLDVHQYRHQHDAILVGVGTVLADDPSLDTRLPNGGKNPIRIILDSHLRTPLNSKVLTDGKAPTWIVTGSKPDLEKVAALEEKEGIKVLTLPMEKVEVNALLSLLGEEGITSLFIEGGATVNGSFLKEKAIQQVITYIAPKLIGGKGAPTLVGGEGFATMDEVVELEIKEVTKMGPDLKIVSAPKLDERR, encoded by the coding sequence TTGGAGGATCAGTATTATATGAAATTTGCCATTGATCTGGCCAAACGCGCAACAGGTCAAACCTCTCCAAACCCGGTTGTGGGCAGTGTCGTAGTGAAAAATGGAGAAATTGTTGGCTTTGGTGCACACTTGCGGGCGGGAGAAGCTCACGCAGAAGTGAATGCCATTCAAATGGCAGGTGTAGATAAAGCAAATGGTTCAACCGTTTATGTAACGCTGGAACCATGTAGTCATTTTGGCAAAACGCCTCCATGTTCAGACCTTCTCATTCAATCTCAGGTTAGCAGAGTGGTTATCGCTTCCACAGATCCAAATCCATTAGTAGCAGGGAAAGGGATCGAAAAGCTTCGTAAGGCAGGTATAGAAGTGGACCTTGGGGTGTGTGAGGAAGAAGCCTTGGCATTGAATCAAGTTTTCTTTCATCATATAAAAACAGGCAAACCTTTTGTGACATTGAAAACAGCTGCGAGCCTTGACGGGAAAACAGCCACTCACACGAATGAGAGTAGGTGGATAACAGGACCTGATGCGCGCCTGGATGTTCACCAATACCGTCATCAACATGATGCGATCTTAGTGGGAGTTGGGACAGTACTTGCAGATGATCCAAGTCTGGATACAAGACTCCCAAATGGCGGAAAAAATCCGATAAGAATCATCCTTGACTCTCACCTCAGGACACCGTTGAATTCTAAGGTGTTAACAGATGGAAAGGCTCCTACATGGATTGTCACAGGCTCTAAACCGGATTTGGAGAAAGTGGCTGCTTTAGAGGAAAAAGAAGGAATAAAAGTCCTTACTCTTCCTATGGAAAAAGTAGAGGTCAACGCTCTTCTTTCTTTACTTGGCGAGGAAGGAATTACCTCTTTATTCATAGAAGGCGGGGCAACTGTTAATGGCAGTTTTCTTAAAGAGAAAGCCATTCAACAGGTAATAACGTATATCGCTCCTAAACTAATTGGTGGAAAAGGTGCTCCGACGCTTGTTGGCGGAGAGGGGTTTGCAACAATGGATGAAGTGGTGGAACTTGAAATAAAAGAGGTCACCAAAATGGGTCCAGACCTGAAGATTGTATCTGCACCGAAACTAGACGAACGGAGGTGA